The Rhineura floridana isolate rRhiFlo1 chromosome 15, rRhiFlo1.hap2, whole genome shotgun sequence genome window below encodes:
- the GMFG gene encoding glia maturation factor gamma: MSDSLVVCDMDPELKEKLKKFRFRKETNNAAIIMKVDKDKQLVVLEEEFQDISPEELRTELPERQPRFVVYSYKYVHNDGRISYPLCFIFSSPVGCKPEQQMMYAGSKKRLVEAAELTKVFEIRSTDDLTEQWLKERLAFFD; the protein is encoded by the exons TCAGACTCTCTGGTTGTGTGTGATATGGACCCGGAGCTGAAGGAGAAACTGAAGAAGTTCCGGTTCCGGAAAGAGACAAACAACGCAGCTATAATTA TGAAAGTTGACAAAGACAAACAACTGGTAGTGCTGGAAGAAGAATTTCAG GATATCTCTCCGGAGGAGCTGAGAACCGAACTACCAGAACGCCAGCCTCG ATTTGTAGTTTACAGCTATAAATACGTCCACAATGACGGTCGAATCTCTTATCCTCTGTGCTTCATCTTCTCCAGCCCAGTAG gTTGCAAGCCGGAGCAGCAGATGATGTATGCTGGGAGCAAAAAACGGCTGGTAGAGGCAGCTGAGCTCACTAAG GTCTTTGAGATTCGGTCCACAGATGATCTGACAGAGCAGTGGCTGAAAGAGCGCCTGGCCTTTTTCGACTGA